The following are from one region of the Kineococcus aurantiacus genome:
- a CDS encoding ROK family protein, with product MRAAAGDEVAAAELRTAALAVARVVLGVVNVVDVSEVVLGGAGLRHAGERVRDAVRAGLGLAMTREVHPVEVRFSDAGEQAGALGAASAVLHEALSSTWVGVHVPAREIVISPVAPVH from the coding sequence GTGCGCGCCGCCGCGGGGGACGAGGTCGCCGCCGCGGAGCTGCGGACCGCGGCGCTGGCCGTCGCCCGCGTCGTGCTGGGCGTGGTCAACGTCGTCGACGTCAGCGAGGTCGTGCTCGGCGGTGCGGGCCTGCGCCACGCGGGGGAACGGGTCCGCGACGCCGTGCGGGCGGGGCTGGGCCTGGCCATGACCCGCGAGGTGCACCCCGTCGAGGTCCGCTTCAGCGACGCCGGCGAGCAGGCCGGTGCGCTGGGGGCGGCCAGCGCCGTCCTGCACGAGGCGCTGTCCTCGACGTGGGTGGGTGTGCACGTGCCCGCGCGCGAGATCGTGATCTCCCCGGTGGCACCCGTGCACTGA
- a CDS encoding carbohydrate ABC transporter permease, producing MTTETSTTPTATPLAVTSHRPVGPRTWVATAVVNVVTAVLGVMFLVPLLWVVFAAFDARAGLKLEWPGTGFSFDNFRAVLTPETTYRPMWNGLVLCVGSTFIAIVVATLAAYPLSRFETRYKRPFLLTILFSTGLPITAIMVPVYGLFVQLNLVDTIGGTVAFMATTALPMSIFLCKNFMDGVPLTLEEAAWTDGASSMQTLRHIVLPLMWPGLSVVTIFTFIGMWGNFFIPFVLLLSPDRLPASVSIFTFFGQYGSVQWGQLAAYSVLYTLPVVVLYVLLSRRLGGAFNFGGALKG from the coding sequence ATGACCACCGAGACCTCCACCACGCCGACCGCCACCCCCCTCGCGGTCACCTCGCACCGCCCCGTGGGACCCCGCACCTGGGTCGCCACGGCCGTCGTGAACGTCGTCACCGCCGTGCTCGGCGTGATGTTCCTCGTCCCGCTGCTGTGGGTCGTCTTCGCGGCCTTCGACGCCCGCGCGGGGCTGAAGCTGGAGTGGCCCGGCACGGGCTTCAGCTTCGACAACTTCCGGGCCGTCCTGACCCCGGAGACCACGTACCGGCCGATGTGGAACGGCCTGGTCCTGTGCGTGGGCTCGACGTTCATCGCCATCGTCGTGGCGACGCTGGCCGCCTACCCGCTGTCCCGCTTCGAGACGCGCTACAAGCGGCCGTTCCTGCTGACCATCCTCTTCTCGACCGGCCTGCCCATCACGGCGATCATGGTCCCGGTGTACGGGCTGTTCGTGCAGCTCAACCTCGTCGACACCATCGGCGGGACGGTCGCGTTCATGGCGACGACCGCGCTGCCCATGTCGATCTTCCTGTGCAAGAACTTCATGGACGGCGTGCCGCTGACGCTGGAGGAGGCGGCCTGGACCGACGGGGCCAGCTCCATGCAGACGCTGCGCCACATCGTCCTGCCCCTCATGTGGCCCGGGCTGTCCGTCGTGACGATCTTCACGTTCATCGGGATGTGGGGGAACTTCTTCATCCCCTTCGTCCTGCTGCTGTCCCCCGACCGGCTGCCCGCCTCGGTGAGCATCTTCACCTTCTTCGGGCAGTACGGGTCGGTCCAGTGGGGTCAGCTGGCGGCGTACTCGGTCCTGTACACGCTGCCCGTCGTCGTCCTGTACGTGCTGCTGTCCCGCCGGCTAGGCGGGGCGTTCAACTTCGGCGGCGCCCTGAAGGGCTGA
- a CDS encoding DUF4236 domain-containing protein — MPFSFRWAKDLGKGVRVNAGRSGVSVTKRIGRATVSSTGRVSVRLLKGLSWRGKLW, encoded by the coding sequence GTGCCGTTCTCGTTCCGCTGGGCCAAGGACCTCGGCAAGGGCGTGCGCGTGAACGCCGGGCGCTCCGGGGTGAGCGTCACGAAGCGGATCGGGCGCGCGACGGTGTCCTCCACGGGGCGCGTGAGCGTCCGCCTGCTGAAGGGGCTGAGCTGGCGCGGCAAGCTCTGGTGA
- a CDS encoding helix-turn-helix domain-containing protein has product MTSHGEHRRDLGDFLRSRRAATSPEAVGLPVAPGRRVAGLRREEVARLAGVSVDYYTRLEQGRHASPSGAVLDALARALGLDPAGRAHLHDLAGPSTARHERPVVQRVRPAVHQLLDSLRDHPAFVVGRRTDVLASNALARALLTDWDALPPRRRNYVRWLLLDPGARALFPDWPVLAAEAVGTLRLDAGRHPDDPLLNALVGELTIGCPEFARWWSDRRVHERTHGTKRLHHRVVGDVTIHFEALVLAGEDDQTLFTYSAEPGSASADNLRLLSSWATDPGPAGSRRPRDPATP; this is encoded by the coding sequence GTGACCTCCCACGGCGAGCACCGCAGGGACCTGGGTGACTTCCTCCGCAGCCGGCGCGCGGCGACGTCCCCGGAGGCGGTGGGGCTGCCGGTGGCGCCGGGGCGCCGGGTCGCCGGGCTGCGCCGGGAGGAGGTCGCCCGGCTCGCCGGGGTGAGCGTGGACTACTACACGCGCCTGGAGCAGGGCCGCCACGCCAGCCCGTCGGGCGCTGTGCTGGACGCGCTGGCCCGCGCGCTGGGCCTGGACCCGGCGGGTCGCGCGCACCTGCACGACCTGGCGGGGCCGTCCACGGCGAGGCACGAACGCCCGGTGGTGCAGCGGGTGCGGCCCGCGGTCCACCAGTTGCTGGACTCCCTGCGTGACCACCCGGCGTTCGTGGTCGGCCGGCGCACCGACGTGCTGGCCTCCAACGCGCTGGCCCGGGCGCTGCTGACCGACTGGGACGCGCTGCCGCCTCGCCGGCGCAACTACGTCCGCTGGCTCCTGCTGGACCCGGGTGCGCGTGCGCTGTTCCCCGACTGGCCGGTGCTGGCGGCCGAGGCGGTCGGCACGTTGCGCCTGGACGCCGGCCGCCACCCCGACGACCCGCTGCTCAACGCCCTCGTCGGGGAGCTGACGATCGGCTGCCCGGAGTTCGCCCGGTGGTGGTCCGACCGCCGCGTGCACGAACGCACCCACGGGACCAAGCGCCTGCACCACCGCGTGGTGGGGGACGTCACGATCCACTTCGAGGCGCTGGTGCTGGCCGGGGAGGACGACCAGACGCTGTTCACGTACTCGGCCGAGCCGGGGAGCGCTTCGGCGGACAACCTGCGGCTGCTGTCGTCGTGGGCCACGGACCCCGGTCCTGCCGGGTCCCGCCGGCCGCGCGATCCGGCGACGCCCTGA
- a CDS encoding SDR family NAD(P)-dependent oxidoreductase produces MSTWFVTGTSRGLGRELVTRLLDRGEDVAATTRSTQRLTAALGGDVDTSRLLALELDLTDGAAVTRAVQRTRERFGTLDVVVNNAGYGFLGAVEETSDAEVRAMLDVQVVGVWNVLRAALPILRAQRSGHVVNVSSILGMTSFPGWGLYCAGKFALEGLTESLAAEVADLGIQVSLVEPGYFRTDFLTPDSLVLPERTTDAYPALREMTQAHLRMPGTQLGDPVKAAAALVDLGVSGNGGRLRHLLGSDSFSLALGALDARREEVEAGEGVARSTDVSTT; encoded by the coding sequence GTGTCCACCTGGTTCGTCACCGGCACCTCCCGCGGCCTGGGCCGCGAGCTCGTCACCCGACTGCTGGACCGCGGCGAGGACGTCGCGGCCACCACCCGCTCGACGCAGCGGTTGACCGCTGCCCTCGGCGGTGACGTCGACACCTCCCGGCTGCTGGCGCTGGAACTCGACCTGACCGACGGAGCCGCCGTCACGCGGGCGGTGCAGCGGACCCGCGAGCGGTTCGGCACCCTCGACGTCGTCGTCAACAACGCCGGTTACGGCTTCCTCGGCGCCGTCGAGGAGACCTCCGACGCCGAGGTCCGCGCCATGCTCGACGTGCAGGTCGTCGGGGTGTGGAACGTCCTGCGCGCGGCGCTGCCGATCCTGCGGGCCCAGCGGTCAGGTCACGTCGTCAACGTCTCCTCCATCCTGGGGATGACGTCCTTCCCCGGCTGGGGCCTGTACTGCGCGGGCAAGTTCGCCCTCGAGGGGCTCACCGAGTCCCTCGCCGCGGAGGTCGCCGACCTCGGGATCCAGGTCAGCCTCGTCGAGCCCGGCTACTTCCGCACCGACTTCCTGACCCCGGACTCCCTGGTGCTGCCCGAGAGGACCACCGACGCCTACCCCGCCCTGCGCGAGATGACGCAGGCGCACCTGCGGATGCCGGGGACCCAGCTGGGTGACCCGGTCAAGGCCGCCGCGGCCCTCGTCGACCTCGGGGTGTCCGGCAACGGCGGCCGGTTGCGCCACCTGCTGGGCTCGGACTCGTTCTCCCTCGCGCTCGGCGCGCTGGACGCCCGCCGCGAGGAGGTCGAGGCCGGCGAGGGGGTCGCCCGTTCCACCGACGTGTCGACCACCTGA
- a CDS encoding MarR family transcriptional regulator, whose amino-acid sequence MLTTPSAHPTDAAGVDPDQGSAELHPVPVDRLPGVREELDVIARSPFSGSELGHLTLQAGLGVLGILDSAADRVGLLASDLRAMYLLQVLGDQSAGSLARHMLVPQSCVTLIAKRLQEEGLVTRAKDPHDGRKVILGITGAGRCRLDEASVLVRAELRTFFAPLSPASAVALAALLADVVEPGTSGAGQGR is encoded by the coding sequence GTGCTGACCACCCCGAGCGCCCACCCGACCGACGCAGCCGGTGTCGACCCGGACCAGGGCTCCGCCGAGCTCCACCCGGTTCCCGTGGACCGGCTGCCGGGGGTGCGGGAGGAACTGGACGTGATCGCCCGGTCGCCGTTCTCCGGCTCCGAACTCGGTCACCTGACCCTGCAGGCGGGGCTGGGGGTCCTCGGCATCCTGGACAGCGCCGCCGACCGGGTCGGGCTCCTGGCCAGCGACCTGCGCGCCATGTACCTGCTGCAGGTCCTCGGGGACCAGAGCGCCGGCTCGCTGGCCCGCCACATGCTGGTGCCCCAGTCCTGCGTGACCCTCATCGCCAAGAGGCTCCAGGAGGAGGGGCTGGTCACCCGGGCCAAGGACCCGCACGACGGGCGCAAGGTCATCCTCGGCATCACCGGCGCCGGCCGGTGCCGTCTCGACGAGGCCTCCGTCCTGGTCCGCGCCGAGCTCAGGACGTTCTTCGCCCCCCTGTCACCGGCCAGCGCGGTCGCGCTGGCGGCGCTGCTCGCCGACGTCGTCGAACCCGGTACCTCCGGGGCAGGGCAGGGGCGCTGA
- a CDS encoding GAF domain-containing protein has translation MLGRRTAGTAAVARELAEGRADVEAVTDLVQALETARTPAEAVGIALETVRTRFGWAYASFWRLDRAARVLRFEQESGTAGEEFRRVTLAATFAEGVGLSGRAWRQRDLVFVADLSELSDCVRAPVAQRAGIRSGICFPVLQGGQVAGTLDFFTTEQITPSAGRLSVLRTVARLISATVARLEEAVRQEKAAQDVEAVSTLIHALTSATSEEQALRTALDTIRAEFDWQYGSFWRLDESGPASKHVLRFGLESGDAGAEFRQVTLNASFAKGVGLSGRTWAKQDFVFVEDLGEMTDCVRAPAAQRAGVKSGVCLPVVVAGRVVGTMDFFATRTLIMSASRESALRNTAFLIGQAMERFAAADRLTRAGGDLLASIGEVERNVVAATGVAAHGETLAVEANAEVAALERASAEINDVVRAIQAIAAQTKLLALNATIEAARAGDAGRGFAIVAEEVKELSGQTEQATSSVSSKVATIQARVGAVTASLVQIHAAVEEINQTQSIIGGVLTEQFAVTRDIVG, from the coding sequence ATGCTCGGTCGACGGACCGCTGGAACCGCCGCCGTGGCGCGCGAGCTCGCCGAGGGGCGCGCCGACGTCGAGGCCGTGACCGACCTCGTGCAGGCGCTGGAGACGGCCCGGACGCCGGCCGAGGCCGTCGGGATCGCGCTGGAGACCGTCCGGACCCGCTTCGGCTGGGCCTACGCCTCGTTCTGGCGGCTGGACCGCGCCGCCCGCGTCCTGCGCTTCGAGCAGGAGAGCGGGACGGCCGGCGAGGAGTTCCGCCGGGTGACCCTGGCGGCCACCTTCGCCGAGGGCGTCGGGCTGTCGGGCCGGGCCTGGCGCCAGCGCGACCTGGTGTTCGTGGCGGACCTGAGCGAGCTGAGCGACTGCGTGCGGGCACCCGTGGCGCAGCGGGCCGGGATCCGCTCGGGGATCTGCTTCCCGGTGCTGCAGGGCGGGCAGGTGGCCGGGACGCTGGACTTCTTCACCACCGAGCAGATCACCCCCTCCGCCGGCCGGCTGTCGGTGCTGCGCACGGTCGCCCGGCTGATCTCGGCGACGGTGGCCCGGCTCGAGGAGGCCGTGCGGCAGGAGAAGGCCGCTCAGGACGTCGAGGCGGTCTCCACCCTGATCCACGCGCTGACGTCGGCGACCAGCGAGGAGCAGGCGCTGCGCACGGCGCTGGACACGATCCGCGCCGAGTTCGACTGGCAGTACGGCTCCTTCTGGCGCCTGGACGAGTCCGGGCCGGCGTCGAAGCACGTGCTGCGCTTCGGGCTGGAGTCCGGGGACGCCGGGGCGGAGTTCCGGCAGGTGACCTTGAACGCGTCCTTCGCCAAGGGCGTCGGGTTGTCGGGGCGGACGTGGGCCAAGCAGGACTTCGTGTTCGTGGAGGACCTGGGCGAGATGACCGACTGCGTGCGGGCCCCGGCGGCCCAGCGGGCGGGGGTGAAGTCGGGGGTGTGCTTGCCGGTGGTGGTGGCCGGGCGCGTGGTGGGGACCATGGACTTCTTCGCCACCCGCACCCTCATCATGTCGGCCAGCCGCGAGAGCGCCCTGCGCAACACGGCTTTCCTCATCGGCCAGGCGATGGAGCGGTTCGCCGCCGCCGACCGCCTCACCCGGGCCGGCGGGGACCTGCTGGCGTCCATCGGGGAGGTGGAGCGCAACGTGGTCGCCGCCACCGGGGTCGCCGCGCACGGGGAGACCCTGGCGGTGGAGGCCAACGCCGAGGTGGCCGCCCTGGAACGGGCCAGCGCGGAGATCAACGACGTCGTGCGCGCCATCCAGGCCATCGCGGCCCAGACCAAGCTGCTGGCCCTGAACGCCACCATCGAGGCGGCCCGGGCCGGGGACGCCGGACGGGGTTTCGCGATCGTGGCCGAGGAGGTCAAGGAACTGTCGGGTCAGACCGAGCAGGCGACGTCGAGCGTGAGCAGCAAGGTCGCCACGATCCAGGCGCGGGTGGGTGCGGTCACCGCCTCGCTGGTGCAGATCCACGCCGCGGTGGAGGAGATCAACCAGACGCAGTCGATCATCGGCGGCGTGCTGACCGAGCAGTTCGCCGTCACGCGCGACATCGTCGGCTGA
- a CDS encoding LacI family DNA-binding transcriptional regulator → MAIDRAPTLTDVARLAGVSLTTASKAINGKPRVSDSVRARVLKVAKELSYSPNPMARSLHTGRSGFVALIIIDTLSQRWAVPALLGAESALSQIDLSLVAADARGEARRLNELARVFQARKVDGLLVLGDNNVVTPSLAGIVSVPVVYLHGDTGDTRDVVHLPDDRGGIVQVVEHLVASGRTRVAFVGGPAGVRATVERARGLQDRLDELGRPVVGGVSRCGPWSQRWGRTAADQLLQEHPDVDAIVCASDQIAFGVVQAVQASGRIVPQDVAVTGFDNWLAFATETEPALTTVDMNLADLGASAVRDLFSIIDGTSVGRGVRYHDTTLVVRGSAP, encoded by the coding sequence ATGGCGATCGATCGGGCCCCGACACTGACGGACGTCGCCCGTCTTGCCGGGGTCTCACTGACCACCGCGTCGAAGGCCATCAACGGTAAACCGCGGGTGTCGGACAGTGTCCGAGCGCGCGTCCTGAAAGTCGCCAAGGAGCTGTCTTACAGCCCTAACCCCATGGCGCGAAGCCTGCACACCGGGCGCAGCGGCTTCGTCGCACTGATCATCATCGACACCCTCTCCCAGCGGTGGGCCGTGCCCGCTCTACTGGGCGCGGAGTCCGCCCTCAGCCAGATCGACCTGTCCCTCGTGGCAGCCGACGCCCGCGGCGAGGCACGCCGACTGAACGAGCTAGCTCGCGTCTTCCAAGCACGCAAGGTCGACGGACTCCTGGTTCTAGGTGACAACAACGTCGTCACTCCGTCGCTGGCCGGCATCGTCAGCGTGCCCGTGGTGTACCTGCACGGCGACACCGGTGATACTCGGGACGTCGTGCACCTGCCCGATGACCGCGGCGGGATCGTGCAAGTGGTCGAGCACCTGGTGGCCAGCGGCCGGACACGGGTGGCTTTCGTCGGCGGTCCAGCCGGTGTGCGTGCGACGGTTGAGCGAGCGCGGGGGCTGCAGGACCGGCTCGATGAGCTCGGGCGTCCGGTCGTGGGCGGTGTGTCACGCTGCGGGCCGTGGTCCCAGCGCTGGGGACGAACGGCCGCCGATCAGCTCCTGCAGGAGCACCCCGACGTCGACGCCATCGTCTGCGCTTCCGACCAGATTGCCTTTGGCGTGGTGCAGGCTGTGCAGGCCAGCGGACGAATCGTTCCTCAGGATGTGGCCGTGACCGGCTTCGACAACTGGCTGGCCTTCGCCACCGAGACTGAGCCCGCCCTGACGACGGTGGACATGAACCTCGCCGACCTGGGCGCCTCCGCTGTGCGCGACCTGTTCAGCATCATCGACGGCACCAGCGTCGGCCGGGGCGTGCGGTACCACGACACCACCCTCGTGGTCCGCGGCTCCGCCCCCTGA
- a CDS encoding extracellular solute-binding protein has product MKRTRTLRGATLVALAAITLTACSGGSGTAAGDGGDAATTYTWWDPYPQHDEGSDWAKRVDACGQEAGVTIERTAYDTTALTNQALLSAQEGTSPDVILIDNPAVSTLADTGMLTTTDDLGLDTSTIDENLLAAGVVDGKTYGVPVGANTLALYYNKAILDAAGVDPTSITDWATLDAALAMVKASGKQAITFAATGTEEGSFQFLPWFWGAGADLRHLDSPEAVQALTLWKSWLDQGYAQQSVISNSQNTTWEEFLTGSFAFAENGTWQVNSAAEAGFETGYIQLPARDGGGAPAPTGGEFITAPVQDDTDRYTTTTKIIDCMTTPEGLVQTANTFAYYIPPTSAGQQQLLSEHPELQTWVQAVNDAKGRTSDDLGTDYPIISEQLWTAVQSALSGAKSPQQALTEAQAAAEAATR; this is encoded by the coding sequence GTGAAGCGCACCCGCACCCTGCGAGGGGCTACCCTCGTCGCCCTCGCCGCCATCACCCTCACCGCCTGCTCCGGGGGATCAGGTACCGCCGCCGGCGACGGCGGCGACGCGGCGACGACCTACACCTGGTGGGACCCCTACCCCCAGCACGACGAGGGCTCCGACTGGGCCAAGCGCGTCGACGCCTGCGGCCAGGAAGCCGGCGTCACCATCGAGCGCACCGCCTACGACACCACGGCGCTGACCAACCAGGCCCTGCTGTCGGCTCAGGAAGGCACGTCCCCCGACGTCATCCTCATCGACAACCCGGCCGTCTCCACCCTGGCCGACACCGGTATGCTCACCACCACCGACGACCTGGGGCTGGACACCTCCACCATCGACGAGAACCTCCTCGCCGCCGGTGTCGTGGACGGTAAGACCTACGGCGTGCCCGTGGGCGCCAACACGCTGGCCCTCTACTACAACAAGGCCATCCTCGACGCGGCCGGCGTGGACCCGACCTCCATCACCGACTGGGCCACGCTGGACGCGGCCCTGGCCATGGTCAAGGCCAGCGGGAAGCAAGCCATCACCTTCGCCGCGACCGGCACCGAGGAGGGTTCCTTCCAGTTCCTGCCCTGGTTCTGGGGAGCGGGAGCGGACCTGCGCCACCTCGACTCCCCTGAGGCCGTTCAGGCACTGACCCTGTGGAAGTCGTGGCTGGACCAGGGCTACGCCCAGCAGTCGGTCATCAGCAACTCGCAGAACACGACCTGGGAGGAGTTCCTCACCGGGTCGTTCGCCTTCGCCGAGAACGGGACGTGGCAGGTGAACAGCGCCGCCGAGGCCGGTTTCGAAACCGGCTACATCCAGCTGCCCGCCCGTGACGGCGGTGGTGCTCCGGCGCCCACCGGGGGGGAGTTCATCACCGCCCCGGTGCAGGACGACACCGACCGCTACACCACCACCACCAAGATCATCGACTGCATGACCACGCCGGAGGGTCTGGTTCAGACGGCGAACACCTTCGCCTACTACATCCCCCCGACCAGCGCCGGTCAGCAGCAGCTGTTGAGCGAGCACCCCGAGCTGCAGACCTGGGTCCAGGCGGTCAACGACGCCAAGGGCCGTACCAGCGACGACTTGGGCACCGACTACCCCATCATCTCCGAGCAGCTGTGGACAGCCGTGCAGAGCGCGCTCTCGGGCGCGAAGAGCCCGCAGCAGGCCCTGACCGAGGCTCAGGCCGCCGCCGAAGCCGCCACCCGCTGA
- a CDS encoding carbohydrate ABC transporter permease codes for MSTTASQVGNPGSAGGTRHRASSLPPTRPPRYSGQWTALAFAAPLLAYLAVFYALPLYRNIDLSLHHYTVRAFVRGDAEFVGLDTYRRVLTDGTFWPAVRNTLIFVLGSLAVQYATGLALAVFFRGTFRLSGLLRALFLVPWLLPLIVSASTWAWMLNSDNGIVNALLAALGVDQVNWLTSPTAAIWSVTLANIWLGIPFNLVILYSGLQNIPADLYEAASLDGAGPWRSFWSITFPLLRPVSAITLLLGFVYTLKVVDVIWVMTTGGPANASTTLAVWSYREAFGTGQPDFSPAAAVGTLLILIALVVGLIHLRVQHRLEEA; via the coding sequence ATGAGCACCACGGCATCCCAGGTCGGGAACCCGGGGAGCGCGGGAGGGACGAGGCACCGCGCGTCGTCCCTCCCCCCCACCCGGCCACCGCGCTACTCGGGGCAGTGGACGGCGCTGGCCTTCGCCGCGCCGCTGCTGGCCTACCTGGCCGTCTTCTACGCACTCCCCCTGTACCGGAACATCGACCTCAGCCTCCACCACTACACCGTGCGGGCGTTCGTGCGCGGGGACGCGGAGTTCGTCGGTCTCGACACCTACCGCCGCGTCCTGACCGACGGGACGTTCTGGCCGGCGGTGCGCAACACGCTCATCTTCGTCCTGGGTTCCCTGGCCGTGCAGTACGCCACCGGCCTGGCCCTGGCCGTGTTCTTCCGCGGCACCTTCCGACTCTCAGGACTGCTGCGGGCGCTGTTCCTCGTGCCGTGGCTGCTGCCGCTGATCGTGTCCGCCTCCACCTGGGCGTGGATGCTCAACAGCGACAACGGCATCGTCAACGCCCTGCTCGCCGCGCTCGGCGTCGACCAGGTCAACTGGCTGACTTCGCCGACCGCCGCCATCTGGTCGGTCACTTTGGCCAACATCTGGCTGGGCATCCCCTTCAACCTCGTCATCCTGTACTCGGGCCTGCAGAACATCCCCGCCGACCTCTACGAGGCGGCTTCGCTGGACGGGGCTGGGCCCTGGCGTTCCTTCTGGAGCATCACCTTTCCGCTCCTGCGGCCGGTCTCGGCCATCACGCTGCTGCTGGGGTTCGTTTACACGCTGAAGGTCGTCGACGTCATCTGGGTGATGACCACCGGCGGGCCGGCCAACGCGTCGACCACTCTAGCCGTGTGGTCCTACCGCGAAGCCTTCGGCACCGGACAACCGGACTTCTCCCCGGCCGCGGCGGTGGGCACGCTGCTCATCCTCATCGCCCTGGTCGTCGGGTTGATCCACCTCCGCGTCCAGCACCGCCTCGAGGAGGCCTGA
- a CDS encoding carbohydrate ABC transporter permease, which produces MTTRTPTSAWRTVLGIVLAAVMLFPLYWMLNVSLTRTQDLRLDPPRWFPSEPTFTGYRAVLSQQLPALGTSLLIGLGTVLLTLAVAAPAAYALSILRLRGRGTVNFVLLVAQMIPAVVMAMGFYAIYVRLGLLNSVWGLVVADSTVAVPFAVLLLSAFMSGIPKELLQAAHVDGAGVGRVFTAIVLPVSRNSVLTVSLFAFLWSWSDFIFASTLNRNGDLIPITLGIYRYIGNNTTEWNSIMATAVVASIPAAILLVVAQRYVAAGVTAGAVKD; this is translated from the coding sequence ATGACCACCCGCACCCCCACCTCCGCCTGGCGCACCGTCCTCGGCATCGTCCTGGCCGCGGTGATGCTCTTCCCCCTGTACTGGATGCTCAACGTCTCCCTGACCCGCACCCAGGACTTGCGGCTGGACCCCCCGCGGTGGTTCCCCTCAGAGCCGACCTTCACGGGGTACCGGGCGGTCCTGTCCCAGCAGCTGCCCGCCCTGGGCACCAGCCTGCTGATCGGGCTGGGCACGGTCCTGCTCACGCTGGCCGTGGCCGCACCCGCGGCCTACGCCCTGTCCATCCTGCGCCTGCGGGGTCGGGGCACGGTGAACTTCGTGCTGCTGGTGGCCCAGATGATCCCCGCGGTGGTCATGGCCATGGGGTTCTACGCCATCTACGTCCGCCTCGGGTTGCTCAACAGCGTCTGGGGTCTGGTCGTGGCCGACTCCACGGTGGCCGTCCCGTTCGCGGTCCTGCTGCTGAGCGCATTCATGAGCGGCATCCCCAAAGAACTGCTGCAGGCTGCGCACGTGGACGGCGCAGGCGTGGGACGGGTGTTCACGGCGATCGTCCTGCCCGTCAGCCGCAACTCGGTCCTCACGGTGTCGCTGTTCGCGTTCCTGTGGTCGTGGTCGGACTTCATCTTCGCCTCGACGCTGAACCGCAACGGGGATCTGATCCCCATCACCCTGGGCATCTACCGCTACATCGGCAACAACACCACCGAGTGGAACTCGATCATGGCGACCGCCGTCGTCGCCTCCATCCCCGCGGCGATCCTCCTGGTCGTCGCCCAGCGCTACGTCGCCGCCGGCGTGACCGCCGGCGCCGTGAAGGATTGA